One stretch of Trichomycterus rosablanca isolate fTriRos1 chromosome 3, fTriRos1.hap1, whole genome shotgun sequence DNA includes these proteins:
- the s100w gene encoding S100 calcium binding protein W — MSKLEKAIIAIEEVFVEYAGTDDNKKNLSNAELSALIKAQLSSPEFQGKMDQEDVSESLDKIDKNHDGQVNFKEFSQCVAHLAQSYFKKKHGKDKGCKGSKGSK; from the exons ATGTCGAAGCTGGAGAAGGCCATCATCGCTATTGAGGAGGTGTTTGTGGAGTACGCTGGTACTGATGACAACAAGAAGAATCTGAGCAATGCTGAGCTGAGTGCTCTGATTAAGGCTCAACTGAGCAGCCCTGAGTTCCAG GGTAAAATGGACCAAGAGGATGTCAGTGAATCTCTGGACAAAATAGACAAGAACCATGATGGCCAGGTGAACTTCAAGGAGTTCTCTCAGTGTGTGGCCCATCTTGCCCAGAGCTACTTCAAGAAGAAGCATGGCAAGGACAAGGGATGCAAGGGAAGCAAGGGAAGCAAATGA